Genomic window (Sphingomonas sp. S1-29):
GGGTTCAGCGAATCTTCGCAACCAGACGGAATATTGTTTTCCGGCTGAGGGGGTTTTTGACTGTTGATGATGCGTCGCCGGAAGCACGTGCTTCCCGGCACAGGAGGGGTCTGTCCGCGTGAACGAGCAAGACGAGGCTGGCCGATCGGCGACACTGGCAACCGCCTGGGAACAGGTGCGCCGGAACCTTCGTGCCCAATCGGGTGCGAAGGTGTTCGACCAGTGGCTCAAGCCCGCGACGCTGGCCGATAGCTCGGACCTCGACTGCATCCGTATCGCGCTGCCCTCGCCGTTCATGACCAACTATGTGAAGGGCCATTATGCCGAGCGGCTGCTGCTCGAGTTCCGCACGATGCTACCCGGGGTCCGCGCGGTGTCGGTCGAGACGCTGAGCGCCGCGCCAGCACCGCGTCGGGTGCTGAGCGAGGCCGCGCCCGTCGCCGCGCCCGTTGCGCAGGTGGTACCCGTTGCCGAGCGATTCGCCTTTGATCCGCGCTTTACCTTCGATCGCTTCGTTGCCGATACCTCGAACCGGGTGGCGCTCAACGCCGCCAAGGCGCTTGCCGATCGTAACCCGCCGCAGTTCAGCCCGCTCTACATCCATAGCGCGACGGGGCAGGGCAAGACGCATCTGTGCCACGCGATCGGCCATGCCTTTCAGGAGGCCAATCCCGGTGCGACCGCGATCTACATGCCCGCCGAGCGGTTCATGTTCGAATTCGTCAAGGCGGTGCGCGCGCGCGACACCTTCAGCTTCAAGGAGCGGCTGCGCGGCGTCGACCTGCTGATGATCGACGACCTGCAGTTCATCGCAGGCAAGGATTCGACGCAGGAGGAATGCTTCCACACCGTCAACGAATTCATGACGATGGGCAAAAGGCTGGTGATCGCCGCCGATCGCTCGCCCCAGCACCTCGATGGGGTCGAGCCGCGGCTGGTCAGCCGGCTGGGCGCGGGGCTGGTCACCGACATCAAGCCGCCGGAATTCGGCCTGCGCCGCGCGATCCTCGACGCCAAGCTGCGCGAGATGCCGCAAGTTGCGGTGCCCGACGAAGTGCTCGAATTGCTGGCGATGCGGATCAACACCAACATCCGCGAGCTGGAGGGCGCGCTCAACCGGCTGGTCGCCTATGCCCAGTTGATCGGTGAGACCGTGACGATGGATTTCGCGCTTCAGACCTTGGGCGAAGTGCTGCGCGGGGCACAGCGCCGCGTGACGATCGACGACATCCAAAAGGCGGTGTCGGCGCATTTCGAGATGAAGCAGCTCGATCTGATCTCCGATCGCCGCGCAGTGGCGGTGGCACGCCCGCGCCAGATCGCGATGTACCTCGCCAAGCGGCTGACGACACGCAGCCTGCCCGAGATCGGCCGCAAATTCGGCAACCGCGACCATTCGACGGTGATCCACGCGGTCAAGCGGATCGAGGATCTGCGCGGCAAAGACCGCGAGATCGACGGTGCGGTACGCAGCTTGATGCGGCAGCTGGAAAGCTGAACGACCATAGTTTGATAGCGTGACGGCGTGATACTTTCCCCTCTCGTCCGTCATTCCCGCGAAGGCGGGAATCCATAATTCCTGCACCGAATATGGATTCCCGCCTTCGCGGGAATGACGAAGAGAAGTCCGTTGTGTTGGCGGAAGAGTACCCGCTCCGGCGGCTCGCCGCAGGCGCTACGGATTGATCCTCACCAAACGGTGTGTTGGGGTACCCCCCCTCGGCAGCGAGGGGCGCAGATTACGCTACCTGAAGCCCCAGCGCTTCTTGCGCCGCGCGCAGTGTCGGCGCCGCCAGCGTCCGCGCCTTGTCAGCGCCCTTGCGTAGCTCGGCAGCCACTTCGTCGCGGTTCGCCAGCAACTGGGTCAGCCGATCGCGGATCGGGCCCAGCGTTGCCACCGTCAGGTCGGCCAGCGCTGGCTTGAACGCGCCAAAGCCTTGTCCTGCAAATTCCGCAACCACGTCGTCGGTCCCGCGTCCGGCCAGCGCGGCGTAGATCGTCACCAGATTGCGTGCCTCGGGACGCTCGGCGAGTCCCGCCATCGTCTCGGGCAGCACATCGGCGTCGCTCTTGGCCTTGCGAAGCTTGGCGACGATCGTGTCGTCGTCGTCGATCAGGTTGATCCGGCTCATGTCCGACGGGTCGGACTTCGACATCTTGGCACTGCCGTCGCGCAGCGACATGATGCGGGGGGCGGCGGCCGAAATCAGCGGTTCGGGCAGCGGGAACAGCTCGACGCCGAAATCGGTGTTGAACTTGGTCGCGACGTCGCGCGCGAGTTCGAGATGCTGCTTCTGGTCCTCGCCCACCGGCACGTGCGTCGCACGGTACAGCAGCACGTCGGCGGCCTGGAGTACCGGATAGGTGAACAGCCCGACGCTGGCCCCTTCGCGGTTCTTGCCCGCCTTGTCCTTCCACTGCGTCATGCGGTTGAGCCAGCCCATCCGCGCAGTGCCGCCGAGCAGCCAGGCGAGCTCGCTATGTTCGGGCACGCGCGCCTGGTTGAACAGGATCGCGCGGTCGGTGTCGATCCCAGCCGCGATCAGCGTCGCCGCCATCTCGACGGTGGTGCGCGCCAGCTCGTTGGGATCCTGCGTCACCGTCAGCGCGTGGAGATCGGCCAGAAAGAACAGGCAATCGTCACCCGGCTGCAGCGCATCCTGCATCGCCACCCATTGGCGGATCGCGCCGAGATAATTGCCGAGATGGAGGTTGCCGGTGGTCTGGATTCCCGAGACGATGCGCATGGATTCTTCTTCTGGTTCAAGCGGGGCGGCGGCGAAGCGCCTTGAGGTCCGACGGGCGATAGGCACCCGTCGCGAAACAGGCCGCGACATAGACCAGCCCGCCGCCCGCCACCAGCGCGCCGAGCCCGGCGATGCGTATCAGCAGGCTACCGGTGGTGTAGGGGTCGATCAGCCCGTCGAGCATGTAGAGCACGCCGCCCATCACTAGCGCGGCAATCGCCAGCCGGGGCAGGCGGCGCTTGAGCTGCGAATCGGCGACGAAATGGCCGCGCCGGCGCAGCATCCAGTAGAGTAGCGCCATGTTGACCAGCGCCGACACTGCGGTCGCCAGGGGTGGCCCCATGAAGCCGATCGTCGGGATCAAGATGAGGTTGCCGACGAGATTCACCGCTACCGCGATCATTGCGAAGCGCACCGGCGTCCTGGTGTCGCCGCGCGCGTAGAAGCCTGGGGTCAGCACCTTGATCATCACATACGCCGGCAGGCCGATTGAGAAGGCTGACAGCGCCAGGGCGGCCGCGCGGGTGTCCTCGGCGGTGAAGGCACCGTGCTGGAAGATGCCGCGGACGATCGGCTCGGCGGCGACCAGGAAGGCGACGGTGGCGGGGAGGGTGAGGAACAATGCGAGCTCGATGCCGCGATTCTGCGTCTCCATCGCGGCCTTGTCGTCGCCCGACGCCAGCATTCGCGACAGCGTCGGCAGCAGGATCGTGCCAAGGCCGATGCCGATCAGCCCCAGCGGCAGCTGGTTCAGCCGGTCGGCATAATAGAGATACGAGATCGACCCCGCTTCGAGCAGCCCGCCTGCCAGCGCGGTCGAGACCGCCAGGTTGATCTGCATCGCGCCGGCGCCGATCGCGGCGGGCAGGATCAGCCGCAGCAGCTCGCGAACATCGTTGTCGATCCGTGGCAGTCGCAAACGAAGGCTGATGCCCGCGCGGCGGCAGGCGAGGATCAGCCAGAGCAGTTGCAACGCGCCGCCGACGG
Coding sequences:
- the dnaA gene encoding chromosomal replication initiator protein DnaA; the encoded protein is MNEQDEAGRSATLATAWEQVRRNLRAQSGAKVFDQWLKPATLADSSDLDCIRIALPSPFMTNYVKGHYAERLLLEFRTMLPGVRAVSVETLSAAPAPRRVLSEAAPVAAPVAQVVPVAERFAFDPRFTFDRFVADTSNRVALNAAKALADRNPPQFSPLYIHSATGQGKTHLCHAIGHAFQEANPGATAIYMPAERFMFEFVKAVRARDTFSFKERLRGVDLLMIDDLQFIAGKDSTQEECFHTVNEFMTMGKRLVIAADRSPQHLDGVEPRLVSRLGAGLVTDIKPPEFGLRRAILDAKLREMPQVAVPDEVLELLAMRINTNIRELEGALNRLVAYAQLIGETVTMDFALQTLGEVLRGAQRRVTIDDIQKAVSAHFEMKQLDLISDRRAVAVARPRQIAMYLAKRLTTRSLPEIGRKFGNRDHSTVIHAVKRIEDLRGKDREIDGAVRSLMRQLES
- the trpS gene encoding tryptophan--tRNA ligase, with product MRIVSGIQTTGNLHLGNYLGAIRQWVAMQDALQPGDDCLFFLADLHALTVTQDPNELARTTVEMAATLIAAGIDTDRAILFNQARVPEHSELAWLLGGTARMGWLNRMTQWKDKAGKNREGASVGLFTYPVLQAADVLLYRATHVPVGEDQKQHLELARDVATKFNTDFGVELFPLPEPLISAAAPRIMSLRDGSAKMSKSDPSDMSRINLIDDDDTIVAKLRKAKSDADVLPETMAGLAERPEARNLVTIYAALAGRGTDDVVAEFAGQGFGAFKPALADLTVATLGPIRDRLTQLLANRDEVAAELRKGADKARTLAAPTLRAAQEALGLQVA
- the murJ gene encoding murein biosynthesis integral membrane protein MurJ, with translation MNLTRALGSVGGLTLVSRVLALVRDSLQATFVGAGFASDAFLVAFKLPNMFRALFAEGAFNAAFIPLFNRKVGADRDYTAAYDFAGRTLALLLPILIGFTVLLMLAADPLTWALSGGFDDPTPDEFAFAVTLSRITIPYLALISIVSLLGGVLTSLGKFAANAAAPILLNIAMIAALWFFHGDNGYETARAQAIAVTVGGALQLLWLILACRRAGISLRLRLPRIDNDVRELLRLILPAAIGAGAMQINLAVSTALAGGLLEAGSISYLYYADRLNQLPLGLIGIGLGTILLPTLSRMLASGDDKAAMETQNRGIELALFLTLPATVAFLVAAEPIVRGIFQHGAFTAEDTRAAALALSAFSIGLPAYVMIKVLTPGFYARGDTRTPVRFAMIAVAVNLVGNLILIPTIGFMGPPLATAVSALVNMALLYWMLRRRGHFVADSQLKRRLPRLAIAALVMGGVLYMLDGLIDPYTTGSLLIRIAGLGALVAGGGLVYVAACFATGAYRPSDLKALRRRPA